AGCTGTTATTTCTCCATTCATGGATGATCCAGTCGCATTGACCATAACTCTTTGACTTTCTCGTTCAATCATCATAGAGTAGGCTTGGTTAATGGATGGGAGTGGAACCAATATCAAAATTTGACCTCGAGATTGTTCATATGACTCATTTAGTCCCATTAAAAATTGCAACAATTTTTGTCTCTTCATAAACTCCTCGAAATCGCGCGATTTCTCGCAATTGCATACAGGAAAGGGGCTAAGCTATCAAACTCAGCCCACAGTAACCGCAGCTTCgtaaaatatttagaaatacTGCTCGTACCTTGAGTTGTGGTTGCAATTTCTCTGTGCAACTAGAAGATCCTCGATCCATCCACCTTATCAAAACGCTCTTTCAGATCATTCCACACAGAACTCGCATCAGAAGAGTACACAATTCCACTTAGCAACTCTTTTGACACGCAATTCATTATCCATGACAGAACTATGGCGTTGCATCGCTCCCACAGATTTGTCAAATTCGCACCAAAATTAGCCTTCTTACATGTTCCATTGATGAATTCCAGCTTGTTGCGTCCAAGTATGGCGATTCGCATCGAACGACTCCAAACCGAATAGTTTTCAGATCCCGTTAACTGAATAGAAATCAACACCACTCCGGAAGTGTCTGATGCACTTAGATACAGTTGATGATTGTGACTCAGCTTCTCCGGCAGCTCGTTGTCCAGATCCTCCGCCATTGTTCCTCTTCACTGATTTCGACAGCTTCGACCTTCAAGCAACTCAATCTAGACCATATCTATGGCCTATGGCTATGATACCATGAAGAAAACAGCATCGAATTAGTAACTAAGTGAGTATCGAGTTAGTGACAGTGACCGAGTAcaaaggaagaagaaggaagagagAAATTAGGGCATTCTGCTATATTGAAGAATATTAGAAAATATTGTGTTGTTTCTAGAGGCTTCCCAATacactttatatatacatgtccTAGATATTTTACTAATCCTCTAACTACTAGTTAGTTACAACTAACCTCTTAGTTACAACAAGATAACAACTTTCTAACTAACTACTAACTACTAGTTACAACAAGATAACAACTTCCTAACTAACTACTAAGTCACAGCTCCTATTTTATCACTTtccacttatatatatatatatatatatatatatatatatatgatatgatatgatgatgatgatgatgatgaagatgaaatatgaatgaatgaatatgATGATCCCGTTCTATATCAGTATATCCAAAAGATTTTTCTAGTGAAAGTGAACCTTAAGTCTGGATCTGCTATTGGAACTGGTTTTTGTGGCACTAAACAATGCAAGGGGTATGGATATATTTTGCATTAACATTTGTTTAGATgctttttttaatcaaattttaaaaaacaaaaagcaAAGAAATGAGAAGTATACAGAGACTGACTTCTTCATAGTATTTCTCATATGAGAAAAAAAGAACTTTGTTTTTTAGGGTATGAGTCTATCTTAGATTACCATTTGTGAGTTATGAAACATCAGTCTAAACTGTAAAAACAGATGTTTTGAAGAAAGTTGGGGAAAACAATTCTTTCGGGAAGGAATTAGATACACATGGATAGTATGTAGCAGTTttcttagtaaaaaaaaatagcaaatTATGCGTGTTGGGGTGAGGCGGGTTGAAAACAGCAAATTTTGCAAGGTGGGGCGATTGAAATCTTTGCGGGTTTGTGTGGGTTTGCCCTGCACCACCCCATCTGCCATCCCTGTCTACATGATTGTTTTGTCTCTTTGTTTTGCAAAAGTCTTCTATATTTCGTGCTGACTCATTCTAATGAGCTCAATTGTGACAAATCTTTTGTGTTCACACTACTTGGAACAGGTTTTGTTTTAACTGAACCAAAAGTCTATGGAAGGGACAAAGAGGAGGATGAGATTGTGAAAATCCTGATAAACAATGTTGATGTTGCCCAAGAACTTCCAGTCTTCCCTATAATTGGTATGGCGGGACTAGGAAAGACGACACTTGCCcaaatgatcttcaatgatgagAGAGTGACTAAGCATTTCAATCCCAAAATATGGGTTTGTGTCTCAGATGATTTTGATGAGAAAAGGCTAATTAAGACAATTGTTGGAAATATTGAAAGAAGTTCTCATGATGTCGAGGACTTGGCTTCATTACAGAAGAAGCTTCAGGAGTTATTGAATGGAAAACGATACTTGCTTGTCTTAGATGATGTTTGGAATGATGATCTAGAAAAGTGGGCCAAGTTGAGAGCAGTCTTAAACGTTGGAGCAAGAGGTGCTTCTATTCTAGCTGCTACTCGTCTTGAAAAGGTTGGATCAATTATAGGAACGTCGCAACCATATCATTTGTCAAATTTGTCTCCACATGATGGTTTACAGTTGTTTATGCAACGCGCATTTGGGCAACAAAGAGAAGTGAATCCTAATCTAGTGGCCATTGGAAAGGAGATTGTGAAGAAATGTGGTGGCGTTCCTTTAGCAGCCAAGACTCTTGGTGGTCTTTTACGCTTCAAGAGAGACGAAAGTGAATGGGAACATGTGAGAGATAATGAGATTTGGAGACTGCCTCAAGATGAAAGTTCTATTTTACCTGCCCTGAAACTGAGTTATCATCACCTTCCACTTGATTTGAGACAATGCTTTGCGTATTGCGCGGTATTCCCAAAGGACACCAAAATGGTAAAGGAAAATCTCATCAATCTCTGGATGGCACATGGTTTTCTTTTACCAAAGGGAAACTTGGAGCTAGAGGAAGTGGGTAATGAAGTATGGAAAGAATTATACTTGAGGTCTTTATTCCAAGAGATTGAAATTAAATCCGGTAATACTTATTTCAAGATACATGATCTCATCCATGATTTGGCTACTTCTCTGTTTTCAGCAAGTGCAGCAAGCAGCAATATTCGCGAAATAAATGTAAAAGGTTACACACATATGATGTCCATTGGTTTCGCTGAAGTGGTGTCTTCTTACTCTCCTTCGCTCTTGAAAAAGTTTGTCTCGTTAAGGGTGCTTAATCTAAGTTACTCAAAACTTGAGCAATTGCCCTCTTCCATTGGAGATCTATTACATTTAAGATACCTGGACCTGTCTCGCAATAACTTTTGTAGTCTTCCAGAGAGGCTATGCAAGCTTCAAAATCTGCAGACTCTTGATCTACATAATTGCTACTCACTTTATTGTTTGCCAAAACAAACAAGTAAACTTGTTAGTCTCCGAAATCTTGTACTTGATGGCTGTCCATTGACTTCTACTCCACCAAGGATAGGATTGTTGACATGCCTTAAGACTCTAGGTTGCTTTATTGTGGGAAGGAAGAAAGGTTATCAACTTGGTGAACTAAAAAACCTAAATCTCTATGGCTCAATTTCAATCACACACCTTGAGAGAGTGAAGAATGATACGGATGCAGAAGCCAATCTATCTGCAAAAGCAAATCTGCAATCTTTAAGCATGAGTTGGTATAACGATGGACCAAACAGATATGAATCAGAAGAACTTAAAGTGCTTGAAGCCCT
The genomic region above belongs to Solanum dulcamara chromosome 5, daSolDulc1.2, whole genome shotgun sequence and contains:
- the LOC129889616 gene encoding putative disease resistance protein RGA4, which encodes MAEAFLQVLLQNITSFIQDKLVLLFGFEKEFEKLSSVFSTIQAVLQDAQEKQLKDKAIENWLQKLNSAAYEIDDILGECKNEARRFEQSRLGFYHPGIINFRHKIGKRMKQIMEKLDAIAEERSKFHFLEKITTERQAASSRETGFVLTEPKVYGRDKEEDEIVKILINNVDVAQELPVFPIIGMAGLGKTTLAQMIFNDERVTKHFNPKIWVCVSDDFDEKRLIKTIVGNIERSSHDVEDLASLQKKLQELLNGKRYLLVLDDVWNDDLEKWAKLRAVLNVGARGASILAATRLEKVGSIIGTSQPYHLSNLSPHDGLQLFMQRAFGQQREVNPNLVAIGKEIVKKCGGVPLAAKTLGGLLRFKRDESEWEHVRDNEIWRLPQDESSILPALKLSYHHLPLDLRQCFAYCAVFPKDTKMVKENLINLWMAHGFLLPKGNLELEEVGNEVWKELYLRSLFQEIEIKSGNTYFKIHDLIHDLATSLFSASAASSNIREINVKGYTHMMSIGFAEVVSSYSPSLLKKFVSLRVLNLSYSKLEQLPSSIGDLLHLRYLDLSRNNFCSLPERLCKLQNLQTLDLHNCYSLYCLPKQTSKLVSLRNLVLDGCPLTSTPPRIGLLTCLKTLGCFIVGRKKGYQLGELKNLNLYGSISITHLERVKNDTDAEANLSAKANLQSLSMSWYNDGPNRYESEELKVLEALKPHPNLKYLEIIAYGGFRFPSWIYYSVLEKVVSIRIKSCKNCLCLPPLGELPCLESLELQYGSVEVEYIEEDDVHSRFSTRRRFPSLKRLRIWFFRNLKGLVKEEGEEKFPMLEEMAILYCPMFVFPTLSSVKKLEVHVGTNATGLSSISNLSTLTSLRIGANYEATSLPEEMFKSLTNLEYLSFFDFKNLKELPASLTSLNALKRLQIESCDALDSLPEQGLEGLTSLTQLFIKYCKMLKCLPEGLQHLTALTNFGVTGCPELEKRCDKEIGEDWHKIAHIPNLDIR